From the genome of Triticum aestivum cultivar Chinese Spring chromosome 1A, IWGSC CS RefSeq v2.1, whole genome shotgun sequence:
AGGAATatattttttttcacaaaaaattaCTATTATATGCTTTTCATGTTACAAAAGGGGCATTTTTGTGCAAATTGTATGCAAttttttcatcatcttcttcttaaatggtaataccaatgccactaatcaTTTCTTCTTGAAAAAAATTTATTGCGAAAATTCacttattatatgcttattcttgcatattattaaAAAACATAATTTTAGCGTAAACTTTGTGCAATTTTTTGatcatttattttttattttgtttattcTTAAAGGGTACTAGCTATagcactaattcattcttccttaggaaacaaaattattttttttaatatattttgtATTTTTTTACGGGTAATACCAATGCGATTAATTCATTTTTCGTATACAACTTATCTTTTGCAAAATTTCACTATTATATTCTTATTGTTGCATATTAAGAAAAGCCGCAATTTATGTGTAAATTATGCACAAATTTTGTCattaaattttattttttgttctttcttcttaaagggcagTCCCAATGTTCGTAATTCATTATATCTTAgaaagtttatttttattttaggcTCGATTGAATAGGGACGTGCATGATTGTCGCTTGAATATTACACAGGAGAATCAAATTATGTTACGTACGTATAGTTGCCACCATGAGAATAAGATTAGTTAGTTTCCGTTAAAAAATGTTCCGATACGTACATCCGGACGCAGCAAGGAAGAAATACATGCATGCGTGAAGTGAAATGAGCAGTTGGATGATGAAGTGAGCAGGTAGTACTGGAACGGTCGAGTAGAGCAAATCGACTGAAAACGTTATTGGTCAGTCGACTGACCGGAAAACAAAAATCAGTCAACTGACACCTAGCCTGTCCCAAAAGATACATATAGATGGACAAGCACACACTGAAAAGAGTTACATATTCATAagtgttggcgccgcctcctcgcagcgccgACCTTCTTCTACCTCGAGCTCCCTCGCACAACTCTCTCTTCTCTCCTTTGTCTCTCAAGAACACAAGGACACACACCGGGACAgaaaacacacacgcacacgcacattCACCTGGGAGAAAATTAGCTTTGCCTTTGCTCCCGGTGACAACACATATGCTACATGGTTTCCTCTAGCCCTCACAGCCTCACTTTCTCATTTCTTTGTTCACCTTAAATAGCTTATAGTACAACAGACTCACACACGATCGTACTACCAGCTAATCTCTAAACTCACGCTCGAACTCACACGGCCATAGGCCAACGTCCTGATCCACTTTCTATGCACACGTCCTGTGCCACTACTCCACTAATTCTTCTACGTGCAACCTCCACCAGCTAATGACGTGCATGTACTAATCAACACGACCGAATCACTCCGCAACATGCCAACTACCTCATGCATGCATGGCTGCTTCAAACCCATCTGAATGACTCACCGGTTCAATATGTTGCATGTCACGCTCCACCTTCTGCCGCGCCTTGCCGCTTCTCACGACATCGCCGTGTCGCACGGCACATTTGGCATCTCGCCGTACTTGCCATATTGCATAGCAGCCCGGCATCTCGCCTCCTTTCCGCGCACAACACTGAAGCTTCGCCGGACACTTTACACCCTAGACTCTACTACATGCAAAACTCATACATGCAAATACTTGAGATCAAGATTAAACCTAACAATAAGTGGCTTGAGATTCTTTTAAATCTCTTCTAACATGCTAACTAATAAAATTGCACAAATGTTTCACTAAATTGCACACgttctcaacaggtgcaattttaGATTTATATAGCAGTACACAAATTCTGAATATCTGAAGCAACTGTGAATTAGCAAATAGCAAAATCAAAAGCGCATTGAAAAATTGAGAACTACTAACTGCAGTGTCTGCGATCATGGCAATCAAGGTGAAGTATCAGGTGCATAAAAACTGGTTTGGTGACCCGTGCGGTCCGGAGACTGTTATGGTGTGGGACAGGTTGACATGTAGCTACGCCACTGCAAGGCCCCCAAGGATTATACGCTTGTAAGTactagatcactaaagtagtgatccaaacactcttatatttctttatggaggaagTAGTTCATATCAATTTGTTAGGATCTTATGTTAGTGAAAACCATAACTGGTAATATTAAATGGAGAAGAGGGTTACGTTTCTACTATCATCAATTGAAACTGATCCACTGATCATTTGCTATATGCAGAGACTTGTCCTTGAGAGGTCTGAACGGTGATATCTCATCTTCTTTCACCGATCTCAAAGCTATCCAGTACTTGTACGTCTTATGTTATGGATCTGTCCTAATGTCCACTTAGTTTTGTGCAACAAAAACGATAAGAAAGTGTTTCATATCTCACAGGAATCTATCAAACAATAACTTGGTAGGATCAATTCCAGATGCCCTTTCGCAGTTAACTTCATTGACAGTTCTGTAAGCCGGGCAACTTTTGTCAAAATTTAGCATTCCCATGAATTACTTCTGAGTCATGTAAATTGTCTTAGTATTTCTTTTCTGCAGAGATTTGTCACACAACCAGCTCAATGGAGCAATCCCATCTAGACTTCTCAAAAGAGTTGAAGACGGCTCACTGAATCTAAGGTACCCCTACCCCCCACACCCACCCACACATTTTAATTCCAATTCTATCTAACATCATAGCCcacatatttatttaatatttGTTAGATATGGCAACAATCGAGACCTTTGCGCCAATGACAATTCATGTCGGTTGGCAACTAAACGAAAGAGCAATCTGGCCATCTACATTGCCGTCCCTGTGGTTGTGTCCATGATAGTGGTGATAGTAGTGGTAGTACTCTTGTGCTCGCTAAGATGGAAGAGACAAGGTAAGGCATCGACATGAGCACAATCACCGCCTAATCTTTTTCCCAATCACACTACTAAGTCTAGTTGTACTGTTCGTCACCTATTAAGGATCAATGAATAACTCCGTGGAGCCACAAAATGAAGCCACGACGAGCTATGTGTCGGGAAACAATGCTCATAGGGACAGTTTTCCACTGCATCAACTTGAGAGTCGCCGGTTCACATACGAAGAGCTCAAGATGATAACAAACAACTTCCAACGAGTACTTGGCCAGGGAGGGTTTGGGTACGTCTATGATGGTTTTCTGGAGGATGGCACTCAGGTGGCGGTAAAGTTACGGTTTCATTCTTCCAGTCAAGGTTTCAAGGAGTTCCTTGCAGAGGTACATGTCTTCTTTGATTGCACTTGATGTTTCAAGGTAGGGATTGTGCCAAGAAATTTCAGGGTAAAATTTATAAGCTGTGAACGTTTCCCTAGGCTCATATTTTAACACGGATTCATCACAAAAATCTTGTCACCATGATTGGTTACTGCAAGGATGGGGAGTACATGGCACTCGTCTACGAGTATATGTCAGAGGGAACACTACATGAGCATCTTGAAGGCACGCACGTTGTTCACCTGTTAACTTCAGATTTAAATGTTTCTTGAGATTTCCAATTTGACCAAATGTAAAACTATTTATAGGAAGCAAACACAATGGAGGATGTTCATTGTGGAGACAAAGACTCCGAATTGCACTTGAATCTGCACAAGGTATGCACTTTAGTGTCGAGTTTGTTGTTGTTTAATATTTTATGTTTCCAAACACATGAGCATTAGCGTGTACGGTGATTTCCAGGGTTGGAGTATCTACACAAGGGGTGCGATCCGCCTATAATTCACAGGGATGTAAAGGCCACCAACATCCTCTTGAACGCGAGGTTAGAGGCTAGGATTGCTGACTTCGGCTTATCCAAGCCTTTCATTGGCGGCAATGACTACGTGTCCACAACGACACTCGTTGGCACACCCGAATATGTCGACCCGGAGTACCACGCGACGATGCAGCTAACAGCCAAGAGCGACGTGTACAGTTTcggcgtcgtgctgctggaactggTCACTGGGAAACCTGCCGTAGTGCGGGAGGCAGTACCCATCAGCATTAGTCATTGGTCACGACAACGGATGGCGCAGGACAACATTGAAAGTGTGGTTGATGCACGTATGTGTGGCATTTACAATGTCAACAGTGTATGGAAAGTGGTGGAAATTGCACTAAAGTGCACTGCATATGTGTCGCCGCAACGACCCACCATGAGCGATGTGGTGGCTCAACTGCAAGAATGCATTGAGCTTGAGGAAGGCTGCACCATTAAAGCTGGGAACAATGGCTTCTATATGAGTGGTGGCAGTGACAACCCAGACTTGAGTTATAATGCGTATATTGCTGACCAGTCCAATGATAGCATACATTTCAAATTGAACACGATGTCAAGAGGGTGCATGCAATGCCTACCGGTCCTGCTACACGTTGACAACTCCTATAATTGTTTGAGAATTTCGTATGAATGTAACAATAGAttctatagtttttttttctttctcttgaaGGGATCTAGATGAGATATTGAAACATATTGCTTTTGGTGAAGTGAGTGCACATGCTGTACTGATATATCCGAACACATAAAGAGTGAATTATTAGTTTAATTTGAAATAGGACCTTGAGATCAATGTTTATAAGTTTATTGCATGTAAACTATGCCATTCTTGGTTGTTTGTTGCTAATTGACAAAAAATATTGTATGATAGTCACTTCTAAATGTGTTAATTAGTGAGACAAATATATCTAAATAGGTGAATGATTAGAGTAGAAAACAAATATCAATAGACATGGAAGCAGAAAGAGATATGCTACCACATAAAAAATCCATACAACCATGATAATCGCAATCATGCAGGAAAACTTATGTAATCTATATATCAAAGCAGAAAGAGATATGCCACTACATAACTACTATTAGGAACCCATACTCCAGGTGAAAGTGCATCTCGCCTAGGTGAAGTTTGGTAATTAATGTTGACATATCTCAAGGAACTAATGCCTACTACAGGTTCATTTTAGGAAAGTTCGTTGGGGTGCAAAAAAGGAAATGGAAGGTGACACCCACAAATTTACATGAAGGCAAGTGTTGGTCTAGCCCAAggatttttcattttcattttcatttgagtgatcgaagatcacatttAGTCCATAGGCATGCTGATACTATCAACAAGGGAGAGAAAGCCATGATGAGTCTTTTTTTCTCCAAGTGTTTAATGATCAAACTCCAAAAATCCTCAAAAGCCTTCAAAATTCCTCCACTATTTCTACCTAACTTTCATACACTTCGGAGTTGCTGAGCTCTTCCAGTCGGAATTGGCAAGTGGTTCACTAGATATAGCCATTGCAAAAGCCTAGTCATTCGGAGCTGCCAACTATTCCATTTTGGAACTGCTGAAGCACTTGGAAAACATCCAGTCGCCTTCTCAGAATTTCTAAAACCATTCGATCAGAATTTCTGAAGTGTTTACAGAGAGTATGCCACTGACATTGGAGACTCTGAATCACTTCCTTTCAGACTGACCATGCAATATGAAAGTTGCTACCTTTCGTACACATCGAAGCTATTGATCTGATCACTTCGGAGCTTCCGAGCTATGTTAAAATGGCTGCAACGGTCAAATTTCCGGTCCAGTCTATTAATAACCTCACCCACCCCATCTATTCACTCGAAGGAAACTCCACTCCTATCATACATTCTGAGAGAGAACTCCATCTTCTTGTGCTTATTTCAAAGGGCTTTCTTCCTCAACATCCAAGTCAATCCTTCGAGACATAATTCCCCCCTTATCTTTCCATTCATACTTTTCAAATCCACAAGACAAATCTTGATAGAGTCTGAGTGCAAGGGGAGATTATCttttgaaacacaagagcaagagattcataatcaagtatcctgacgctacaaaaaaagacacatccgtgatgatacgtttgtcatagtaagtcattttttttgtcatccatgtacattcatgacgattttatgacagaaccaagataATGGTACATGTGTTGTCATAGATGTGTTCCATGAGAATATTCACCATTTCATCATGGAACGGTGATCTTCCATGACCGAAAGTATCGCGTCAAGGAAGCATTTCGTCAAGGGTAAACAACACGTGGAAGCCACCATAACGGGTTGTCATTAAGATATCAGCGTTAACCTCACACATGTTGTAGTGAGTAACTTAGGATTGAAGTTACAGAGCCTCTTCATTTTAACATTGTGTTAATCATGAATAATGACCCAAGAAAAAGAAGTCATGGATCCATAGGTTGTAGCAAGAATGAGGACCAGTTAGAAGGCATGGTAAATCTCCGATCAACCAACCACTCCATGTTTCCTTCTCATCTCTAGCTGGTTGCCATTTACCAGAAAGGCATGCACCATGCTCTAGAAAACCCCTAGTTGGACCCATCGTTGTTTCCCCGTGACACAACCGGCAACTAGATTGTGCCCCCACTCAGCCCACTCTTCCACTTGCCACACACCCTCACCATTGGTGCAGACGTCGAGCAAAGTCACTTGGCTGATGGCGGCGATAGGGCATCCATCATGGGGTGTTGTGGTGGTGTGTGGTACCTGCACAATTGGATGTCGGTTTGGTACCACACGGAGGTGGCCGGTGTTGTGGTCGTCTCTGGAAACATCAGTGGAGCCAGTTCCAGTCTTAAGCACAGTCTGCTGATCTGGTTCGCATGGCGTGGCCAATACCGACATGATGTCGATGCTGGTACGACTTGATCCATCCGGATGTAGCGTGTGAGCGCCTTTTTGGTAGTTGTTACCGCTGATCCACCACTCATGAGGACACCTGTGATTGTGTCGTCATAGTGCTGGAGTGATGACCCTTGCATGGGCTTATTTGTTGGCGCATGGTAGCTTGGTTCGCACACCACATTGTGATAAAGGGCAGCGTTgcatctctgtgtgtgtgtgtgtggcaatTTTTTAATCGAAGGTGGTAATGGCTATCGCGGTAACGGTCTAGATCCACAACCACACGCCGCTTGGGAGGATGAGCGATGCTGCTCGAGAGTCCCTCCATGGGATTTTGGCAACGCCTATTGTGTCTTTTTTGGCTGGATTGATGGTCCATGTCATGTTTTCAACCTTTTGTTGTTATGGTCATCGAACTGCATGAGAATGGCCATGTCCGGACCATCCATGCAAGTATTTGTCTTCATATGCATATGCCATGGGCTTGAGGTCGGCTAGTGTAAGTGACAACTAAGCGTGACGACAGTTTGAAAGTGCTTCTCAAGTACCCAGTCTTGAGTTCTAGGGCGAAAATCGATAGGTCTGACTTTAGTTGCTTGTACCTTGCAATGAATGTGTTTATAAGCTGTTTCCTTGAAGACATCACTCAGAGTTGTCTTTGGGGATGAAAACCCATGATCTCACCATCAATGGTTGGCGACGCGGTGTGTCTTTCCCTTTCTCCAAGTCTTGACTATTTTGACCGTGTGCATTTTCCAAGTCTTGACTATTTTTTAATATCGTGCTGGTGTACATATAAAAAAATAGTATGTTGCGAATATTAACATACTATTTCGTTTACCGAAAAACTTACGGATACCTTCACACGACTCGACGACCTCACCTGTGTTTTATTGTCGGTAACGTAGTGTAATCTTGTTCCTTCTCCAATCCACCACAGCGGCTGTGGAGAAGAAAAAAGTGACAAGAAGAAGAGGGGGCTGCTGGACGTGGTCGACCAGTTCGTGGCTTGGTGCGCCCTCACACAAGAGGAAGTCGCCGTCGACCAGTTGGAAGGCAGTGTCAACTCTCTAGCCCATGTCTTGCCTCAAAGAGAATAAGAATCTCTGCAAACCCATGTCAACTCACATTCTTTTCTTCTGAACCGATCTTGTAGTGGCCTCGTGGGTGGGTACAGGCGTACAGCGACTCGCCGCTTCCTTGGTGTACCCCCGACGTTGGCTAAAGGTTTTAGTACTGGGTCTTGATGTGACAGTCGAACAGAGTTGGCTTAGTATTTAGATTAAGGCTGCGCAAGTTGTCTAATTTTTTTTATCCGAAGGGATTGAGTTGAGGCTGCACATATCACAGACATTTGTCATGTTGGATGCTCCATTAGCTGCTTCTTGCGTGTGCACCAGAGCAATTAACGCCACGACCAATGGCGGCCACGCCGTGGCTGCTCTTTCTCTGCCTCACCGCCAGCGGCGTATTCCAAGCTCGTGCCCAGCCCGACAGCAAAGGTACAGTACCTTCAGGCATGCTCAAAGTTTATTCTCATGTTGTCTCAAATGATCACAACGCAATGGATAATTCTACACACCCCGTGATCCATCCATCTCATGGTGTACACTGCAGGATTTATCACCATAGACTGCGGACTGCAGGGCACGGGCTATGTGGACAACACCACCAAACTCTCCGTCTCCGCGGACAACGGTGGCTTCACAGACGACGCTGGAACCTGCCACAACATCTCGGCCGAGTATGTAACTCCGTTGATGGGCAAGAGCTGGTTCAACTTGCGTAGCTTCGCAACCGGCGCGGGGAACTGCTACACGCTCCGGTCGATCGTACCCGGGCTCAAGTACCTCGTCCGGGCCAGGTTCATGTACGGCAACTACGACGGCCTTCATCGGCTGCCCATGTTTGACCTTCACATCGGCGTCAACTTTTGGCGCACCGTGAACATCTCCAGCCCATTCGCGGCGAAGTTCGTGGAGGTCATTGTCGTGGTGCCGGATGACTACGTGCAGGTCTGCATGATCAACACCGGCGCCGGGATGCCCTTCATCTCCGGgctggacctcaggccgctcaaAAAGACAATGTACCCGCACGTGACCGCGGCGCAGGGGCTCGTCCTGTTGGCCAGGTTCAACTTTGGCGGGGACCAAAACACCGGCATCAGGTATGCCAAAGatcatttttttgtgtgtgtgtgtgtgatagtaCCAAGATCACAAGCTTAATTACCGCTTTTGTTTCCATGACAGTAACCTTACGAAGCTTCTTAGAGAGGAAGAAATGAAGTGGGCGGTTAGAGCAAAAGTGCGGCGCGTTGTACAAGGGGATAACAACAcacaatttttccatatgattgcaaatggaaaacataggaagaagaaaatAATCCGGCTTGAACAGGATGAGGGTACGATTGTAGGTCATGAGAACCTAAAGCTGTACATCACTAACTATTATAAACAATTGTTTGGGGATCCAGTTGAGAATTTTGTCAGCCTGGATGAGGCAAGAGTAGATGATATCCCTCAACTTCGGAATGACGAGAATGAGATCCTCACAGCTCCTTTTTCTGAGAAGGAGGTATATGAGGCGATTGCCCAAATGAAAAACAATAAAGCATTTGGTCCGGATGGTTTTCCAGCTGAATTCTACAAGAAGTGTTGGGGTATCATTAAAGGAGATTTGATGTCTATGTTTCATGATCTCTTTAATGGGCACTTACAACTTTTCAAATTAAATTTTGGAACTATCACTTTATTGCCAAAGAAGGAGGAAGCAATCCGCATTGAGCAATTTAGACTGATATGTCTACTCAATGTGAGTTTTAAAATTTTCACGAAAGTTGGCACAAACCATCTTACACAGATTGCACATACGGTGGTTCAGCCAACGCAGACTGCTTTCATGCCAGGGCGACATATCCTAGAAGGGGTGGTTGTCCTACATGAGACCCTTCATGAAATCCACTCGAAGAAACTCGATGGAGTGattttcaaggtggatttcgaaAAGGCTTATGGTAAATTCAAATGGCCTTTTCTGCAACAGGCCTTGCGCATGAAAGGATTTGATGACGCCTGGAGAAAGCAGGTTGAATCCTTTGTGCAGGGAGGCAGCGTTGgtattaaagtgaatgatgatatTGGTCATTACTTTCAGACGCTTAAGGGATTAAGGCAAGGTGATCCCATGTCTCCAATTATGTTCAATGTTGTTGTCGACATGTTGACCGTTCTTGTTAATAGGGCGAAACAAGAAGGCCAAGTAGGAGGTCTAATCCCACATTTGGTGGATGGTGGGGTTTCCATCCTACAGTATGCGGATGACACAATtatttttatggaacatgaccttgCGAAAGCAAGGAACATGAAGTTAGTGCTTTGCTTGTTCGAACAACTATCCGGACTTAAGATTAATTTTAAtaagagcgaattgttctgctttggacgCGCCAAGGAGGAACAAGAAAGCTATAAACAGTTGTTCGGATGTGAATTAGGTGCGCTTCCCTTTACATATCTAGGGATACCAATTCACCATCGCAAACTAACTAACAAAGAATGGAAGTGTAttgaggatcggtttgagaagaaactaagTTGCTGGAAAGGCAAACTTTTATCTTATGGAGAAAGATTAATTCTTATTAACTCGGTTCTGACTAGCATGCCGATgttcctcctttttttctttgaAGTACCAGTAGGAGTACGGAAAAGATTAGACTTTTACcgatccagattcttttggcaaatGGATGAGAACAAGGCTAAATATAGGCTTGCCAGGTGGGATATAATTTGTAGACCGAAGGACCAGGGTGGCTTGGGTGTTGAGAATTTAGAGGTAAAAAACAGATGCTTGCTGAGCAAATGGTTATATCGTCTTTCGGTAGAGACAGAGGGTGTGTGGCTGCAGTTATTGCGTAACAAATACTTATATGCGAAGTCTTTGGCTCACGTAACGACACAACCCACCGACTCACCGTTTTGTAAAGGACTTATGAGGACGAAAGTTGCTTTCTTTAACAAAGTGGGATTTAGAGTAGGGAATGGGCAAGGAACTAGATTCTCGAAGGATACCTGGTTAGGTGACACTCCATTAGCGTTACAGTATCCAAGTTTATATAACATGGCACAACGGAAAGATGTTTCGGTTGCTTCAGTGTTACAGTCCAGTCCGCTCAATATTCATTTTAGACGGGCACTTATAGGTCCACGTTGGGATACATGGTTGCATCTCGTGCGTAGATTAATGGATATTAATCTGTCGGATGCCAATGACACGATAGTTTGGAAGTTAACGGTGTCAGGAGTCTTCACAATTAAAACTATGTATACGGATTTAATCAATACCGGAGACATCCCAAGGTCGGGCCATATTTGGAGGATTAAAGTGCcgttgaaaataaaagtgtttatgtggtttgttcacaaaAGTGTCATTTTAACCAAAGATAGCCTAGCCAAACGTAATTGGGTAGGGAGTTCCCGTTGTTGCTTTTGTGATCAAAACGAAACAATTGAACATTTGTTTACCAAATGCCCGCTTGCTAGGTTATTCTGGAGAACTATTCATGTGGCTCTTAATGTCAATCCGTCAACTTCAATATCACAATTCTTTCATAACTGGCTGAACGGGGTGAGACCTCAGACAGCAGCACAAATCAGAGTCGGAGCATGTGTGTTGctttgggctatatggaattgTCGGAATGGCATGGCTTTTAACAGACAACACATTACTAATtttttgcaggtcatcttcagagcgtctacatggatccgtacgtggtccttgcTGAGCCATACGGACCACAGGGCGCACATGGCTATTGGGTGCAACCGATGGGAAACGGTTGCACGGGATACTTACAACTGATATGGATGGCGGTTCAGTAATAGATTAGGTGTGTAGGCAGCTTAAGCTATTttagccggttgtggcttttttgTTTTGGCCGCGTGTGGCATTGGTTTCTTTATGATATTTTGAGAATGCTTGAGGAGACTTTTGGACCTCTTTGATTTTTAATAAAATGGCTGTGTGCATCAatgtgatgcagaggccggggcttatgcctctttttctaaaaaaaacccttATAGTCTTGCTATATCTCAATCAATACTATATCCGTGAGATCTTACATTGAGATCCGTGTAATTTTTTTCCAGTCTTTTCTTTATCTCTCTTGCATGTAATGTCACTTGATTAAGACTTGGTTAAATCtgagtcgactgagacctagccacatcAATAATCTTAGTTAATTACTAACCATGAACACAATATCGACCAGGTATCCTGATGATCCACACGATAGAATATGGCTCCCTTGGGTCAACTCTTCATCGTGGACCGAGTTATCGACGACGAGGAAGGTGAAGTATGAAGCCGACAGCCCCTTCGAGGCGCCGACGGCGGTGATGCAGACCGCGATCAGGCCGCGGAATGCCTCGCACAACATAGAATTCGACTGGGAGCCCCAGCTCCAGCCCAACGACCCGTCCCCAGGATACATCATCATCATGCACTTCTCCGAGTTGCAGCTCCTCCCAAGCAACGCTGTGCGCGAGTTCTACATCAACCTCAATGGCAATTTGTTGAACCGAGATGCCGTCAGGCCA
Proteins encoded in this window:
- the LOC123043592 gene encoding putative leucine-rich repeat receptor-like serine/threonine-protein kinase At2g19230, yielding MAIKVKYQVHKNWFGDPCGPETVMVWDRLTCSYATARPPRIIRLDLSLRGLNGDISSSFTDLKAIQYLNLSNNNLVGSIPDALSQLTSLTVLDLSHNQLNGAIPSRLLKRVEDGSLNLRYGNNRDLCANDNSCRLATKRKSNLAIYIAVPVVVSMIVVIVVVVLLCSLRWKRQGSMNNSVEPQNEATTSYVSGNNAHRDSFPLHQLESRRFTYEELKMITNNFQRVLGQGGFGYVYDGFLEDGTQVAVKLRFHSSSQGFKEFLAEAHILTRIHHKNLVTMIGYCKDGEYMALVYEYMSEGTLHEHLEGSKHNGGCSLWRQRLRIALESAQGLEYLHKGCDPPIIHRDVKATNILLNARLEARIADFGLSKPFIGGNDYVSTTTLVGTPEYVDPEYHATMQLTAKSDVYSFGVVLLELVTGKPAVVREAVPISISHWSRQRMAQDNIESVVDARMCGIYNVNSVWKVVEIALKCTAYVSPQRPTMSDVVAQLQECIELEEGCTIKAGNNGFYMSGGSDNPDLSYNAYIADQSNDSIHFKLNTMSRGDLDEILKHIAFGEVSAHAVLIYPNT